Genomic DNA from Paenibacillus sp. MBLB1832:
AGCTATGCGGACTCAGTACGCAGTATCTGAGCAAGCTCTTCAAAAACACCATGGAGACTTCGTTTATTGATTACCTAACGGACGTTCGAATTAACCGGGCGAAGCAGTTATTGAGAGAAACCGATTTGTCCGTACAAGAGATCGCCGCTCAGATCGGCTACTTACCGCAAAATTTTTTCCGAGTGTTTAAGAAATGGGAACAGATGACTCCTGGACAGTACCGGGAGGATTATCTTAAAAATGTAGAGTAACAAAATCGGCCCTCGAGCGCGGAAATTCTGCGAATCGAGGGCTTTTTGCTCATCTCCTTTTTTGCGTATTCCTAGATGTGATTAATAAATGGGAATGAAAAATCGCAAGTTGCTCTATACTTTCCGCACCCGCTACCATTAGGCTATCAACCGACAAGCAAGTGGAGAGGAGGTGGGGACGAAGATGAATAACGTAGTCGAAGAGAAGTTCGCAACACCTGATAAGCGTTCGGCGTCAATGCCAGGATTTGTTCAAATGCTTATTAGAGACTATCGACTGTATGTGTTAGCGTCACCGGGATTGTTGTTTTTCCTTATATTCAAGTACGTGCCCATGTGGGGGTTGTTACTCGCCTTTAAGGACTATTCGCCCTATATGGGCTTCTGGGAAAGTAAGTGGGTAGGCTTTAAGTATTTCGAAGAGTTGTTTCGCAATACGGACTTTCCATTGCTTTTCCGAAATACGTTTGCGATCAGCCTCATGAATATTTTTCTGTTCTTTCCGTTGCCGATCATACTTGCACTCCTCCTGAACGAGGTCAAGAAGCAAGTGTTCAAGCGAGTCGTTCAGACGCTCATTTATTTGCCTCACTTCATCAGTTGGGTCGTGATCGTCGGGATATGCTACTTGTTGTTTAGCCAAGGAGACGGCGTTGTAAACAAATTGCTTGTTGAGGCAGGCTATTCTAAGATCAACTTTCTTTCCAATCCGGACACGTTCTGGTTCATGCTGACCACACAATCAATCTGGAAGGAAGCGGGATGGGGGACTATTATCTTTCTGGCAGCGCTAAGCGGCATCAATCCCGAGCTGTACGAGTCGGCCCAGATCGATGGTGCGAATCGCTGGAAGCAAGCAGTCCACATTACCCTCCCAGGCATTCGGTCTATAATTGTGATCCTGCTTATTCTACGAATGGGATCCATTCTTGAAGTAGGCTTCGAGCACATTTATTTAATGACGAGCTCCCCGGTATCTCATGTTGCGGATGTGTTCGATACGTATGCCTATCGAAGCGGGGTGCAGAACGGACGGTTCAGCTTCGCGACAGCCGTCGGTATTTTCAAGTCAATGATTGGTCTTGTATTGGTAGTGCTTGCGAATAAGCTTAGCAAGCGCTTTGGAGAGGAGGGCATCTACTGATGAAAGCAAAGGCCAGTTCAAGGGTTGCGGATAGCCTCATCTATCTAATGCTTACACTCGTTACATTAATCACGTTTCTTCCTTTTCTCTACATTTTCTTCGTCTCCTTCACAGATGCTCAGGAGTTCCATACGAAATCGATTATTCTGATTCCCGAGAAGTGGAGCCTATCCTCCTACCGCTATATCATGTCAACGAAAATGTTTATCCGCTCCCTGGGTGTCAGCGGGCTTCTCGCCGTGGTAGGGTCCGTGATCGGACTCGCCATAAGTAATACACTCGCTTATACGTTATCCCGCAAGCGACTGCTTGGTCGCAAGTATTTGTTGATGGGCATTGTATTTACGATGCTCTTCAGCGCCGGCATGATTCCTAATTACATTCTAGTCAAGAACCTCGGACTGATGAACACCATATGGGCGTTAATTCTACCGGCGTTGACTGGAGGCTGGAATATCATTCTGATGAAAAGCTTCTTCGAGGAAATTCCGGCGGAGCTTGAAGATGCGGGAAGGATCGACGGCTGCTCGGACTTCGGTATTTATTTCCGCATTATGCTTCCGTTGTCCTTACCCTCATTAGCGGCCTTCGGTCTATTCTACGCCGTCGGCTATTGGAATACGTATTTTGCCGGTGTTCTCTACATAAGCAACGAGACGCTTCGTCCCATGCAGGTCGTTCTGCAAATGATGCTCATTCAAGCCTCCACGCTAGTGGGCAACGCGAGTATCGCAAATGAGCTTCAAGCCGAGCAACAGCTTCCTCCAGAGACAATCAAGATGGCTGCGGTCATTATCTCGACCTTGCCTATCCTGATGGTGTATCCATTCTTGCAGAGGTACTTCGTTCAAGGCTTGACTCTGGGTTCAGTGAAGGGGTAAGGAGTCAGGAATTCGAAAAGGAGTTGAGGAACGCGTAATTAGGTTCGCCGCCACGGGTCTTGTATCACGAAGTCGGAACAACCATAATAGTCTTGGGAGGGTTATAAACATGAGAAATTGGAGTACGAAGTTTCTGACAGGCTCGATCACAATCGCTTTGGCGGCTACAGTGGCAGGTTGCGGGTCTAGTAATCAATCGGGCACGGGTGCTTCCGCTTCCCCGCAGGCTACGAAGGCAGCCAGCAAGGAGCCCATTGCCATTAAAATCTTGACTACAACCTATGCAGAAGCGCCACCTACAGACGTGGAAGCCATCAAGAAGCTTAATGAAAAATTTAATGTCAAGCTGTCATTCGAATATGCGCCTGTTAACGGCTATCAAGAAAAGTTGAACGCGCTTCTCGCTTCCAACGATCTGCCGGATGTAACCTTAGTCTGGGACCTGAATGGTGTTCAGAGCTACGCCAATGCCGCCAAGCAGGGTGCGTTCTGGGAGCTGACTCCGTACATTAAGAATTACTCGAATTTGGCCAAATATGATACTGCGATTTACAAAGGTCTATTATTCGAAGGGAAAACGTACGGCATTCCGCGCGTTCGTCCGCTTGATGGCCATCGCTCCCTTGTGATCCGTCAGGACTGGCTCGATAAGCTCGGATTGAAGGTTCCGCAGAATATGGATGAATTGTGGAAAGTCATGGATGCGT
This window encodes:
- a CDS encoding carbohydrate ABC transporter permease; this translates as MKAKASSRVADSLIYLMLTLVTLITFLPFLYIFFVSFTDAQEFHTKSIILIPEKWSLSSYRYIMSTKMFIRSLGVSGLLAVVGSVIGLAISNTLAYTLSRKRLLGRKYLLMGIVFTMLFSAGMIPNYILVKNLGLMNTIWALILPALTGGWNIILMKSFFEEIPAELEDAGRIDGCSDFGIYFRIMLPLSLPSLAAFGLFYAVGYWNTYFAGVLYISNETLRPMQVVLQMMLIQASTLVGNASIANELQAEQQLPPETIKMAAVIISTLPILMVYPFLQRYFVQGLTLGSVKG
- a CDS encoding ABC transporter permease, whose translation is MNNVVEEKFATPDKRSASMPGFVQMLIRDYRLYVLASPGLLFFLIFKYVPMWGLLLAFKDYSPYMGFWESKWVGFKYFEELFRNTDFPLLFRNTFAISLMNIFLFFPLPIILALLLNEVKKQVFKRVVQTLIYLPHFISWVVIVGICYLLFSQGDGVVNKLLVEAGYSKINFLSNPDTFWFMLTTQSIWKEAGWGTIIFLAALSGINPELYESAQIDGANRWKQAVHITLPGIRSIIVILLILRMGSILEVGFEHIYLMTSSPVSHVADVFDTYAYRSGVQNGRFSFATAVGIFKSMIGLVLVVLANKLSKRFGEEGIY